A portion of the Acidisarcina polymorpha genome contains these proteins:
- a CDS encoding carbonic anhydrase — protein MNVNDKTLLKVPGLNPEAIRDFFHKAVPLRTIVVMCPDPRATSIPEAIAKEFGQTWPGEVVHDDKGAAVGSTTNILLNVTTGARAVDALRSITSLNYLIGVENVVLVQHTFCGTTGWTPDVLIETYKREFGADISRQHVLEDISILDFEQTLRYDAALIRNSPGTPKTINIFGYIFDIDTKELSKVLEDRGIPIRSAASLSGQAA, from the coding sequence ATGAATGTCAACGATAAGACGCTACTCAAGGTTCCGGGTCTCAACCCTGAAGCGATCCGCGATTTCTTTCACAAAGCGGTTCCGCTTCGCACGATTGTGGTCATGTGCCCAGATCCGCGCGCAACCAGTATTCCAGAGGCGATTGCGAAGGAGTTCGGCCAGACATGGCCTGGCGAAGTAGTCCATGACGACAAAGGGGCAGCAGTAGGATCGACCACGAACATCCTGTTGAATGTCACAACCGGTGCACGTGCAGTTGACGCGCTGCGTTCGATCACCTCACTCAACTATCTGATCGGTGTCGAGAATGTCGTCCTTGTGCAGCACACGTTCTGCGGCACGACAGGGTGGACACCTGATGTGCTGATCGAGACCTACAAGCGCGAATTCGGGGCCGACATCTCTCGCCAGCACGTACTTGAAGACATCAGCATCCTGGACTTCGAGCAAACGCTTCGTTACGACGCCGCGCTCATCCGTAACTCCCCCGGCACGCCGAAGACCATAAACATCTTCGGCTATATCTTCGACATCGACACCAAAGAACTCAGCAAAGTCCTAGAGGATCGCGGCATCCCGATAAGATCGGCGGCGTCCCTCTCTGGGCAAGCCGCATGA
- a CDS encoding DM13 domain-containing protein has protein sequence MAQIALTPCAIKLHTPHNPKGMILMTRFHKLISTASLLLAATLTSAHAQDATPLQTGVFHGQVHATSGRASVYKGTDGKLTLRLTNFKTSNGPDVHVLLIAADDAQDNDNFLKGNVERIELGKLKGNEGDQNYDIPAGTDLAKFHRIAIYCVRFNANFGTAPLEK, from the coding sequence ATGGCACAGATTGCATTGACGCCTTGTGCGATAAAACTTCATACCCCACACAACCCGAAAGGAATGATCCTCATGACACGTTTCCATAAACTGATAAGCACCGCATCCTTACTACTAGCCGCAACTCTCACCTCAGCACATGCTCAAGACGCCACACCTCTCCAAACAGGCGTTTTTCACGGTCAGGTCCACGCGACCAGCGGACGCGCATCGGTCTACAAGGGGACGGACGGTAAGTTGACCCTACGGCTCACGAACTTTAAGACTTCGAATGGGCCTGATGTGCATGTGCTGCTCATCGCGGCCGATGATGCGCAAGACAATGACAATTTCCTGAAAGGTAACGTCGAGCGTATCGAACTCGGCAAGCTCAAAGGTAACGAAGGCGACCAGAACTACGACATCCCTGCCGGAACTGACCTCGCGAAGTTTCATCGCATTGCGATCTATTGCGTGCGCTTCAATGCGAACTTCGGCACAGCGCCTCTTGAAAAATAA
- a CDS encoding GNAT family N-acetyltransferase, whose product MALDESGCNIHDLSLLDAAAVLLLNNRNAKETSALDPAGLTRLLNMAFYVRGLDLGATAFLIALDHNAAYVNPNFLWFKASLTSFVYIDRIVVSSLARGSGIGRVLYADLFAAAKRSGHDRVVCEVNVEPPNLASEAFHLAMGFEEIGQATIHDGTKVVRYFKKTLV is encoded by the coding sequence TTGGCGCTGGACGAGAGTGGCTGCAACATACATGACTTGAGTTTGCTGGACGCGGCAGCGGTACTCTTATTGAATAACAGGAATGCCAAAGAAACATCTGCTCTCGATCCCGCTGGTCTTACAAGACTGCTCAACATGGCTTTCTATGTGCGAGGCCTAGACCTTGGTGCAACGGCGTTCTTGATTGCGCTCGATCACAATGCTGCATACGTAAATCCAAACTTCTTATGGTTCAAGGCGTCTCTGACATCGTTTGTCTATATTGATCGCATCGTCGTCTCAAGTTTGGCTCGTGGATCTGGAATTGGTAGAGTTCTCTACGCGGATCTTTTTGCAGCCGCGAAACGATCCGGTCATGATCGCGTGGTCTGTGAGGTCAATGTCGAACCTCCGAACCTCGCATCGGAGGCTTTTCATCTCGCAATGGGCTTCGAGGAGATCGGCCAGGCCACGATTCACGACGGCACGAAAGTCGTGCGCTACTTCAAGAAGACCTTGGTCTAG
- a CDS encoding AraC family transcriptional regulator, with translation MLTHGTANEQLNSTPHIGHRFETTLLTINRFPAHPYEVNFKADRDVVAIASGISIGLKAYDTDRRTRLHVLPGRADFHPVGSETYVRAEETSGLVVFSFDPSLRQELLADVAATQRDCTVETVEDIVSHYASAVAPVISSLLETGLRNGSIQGETLAVNFFDAVLRRALNVHGNPRRPGLDSRRLRRVLEYLEENLHRDISLRQLSSVASLQLNHFIRAFKQATGIAPHQYLLTRRIERAKDLLRSTDLCIAEISYLLTFSSQAHFSNVFKTLTNITPLAYQNRTVMMLQAQQSNTVG, from the coding sequence ATGCTGACACACGGAACAGCTAACGAACAACTCAATTCCACTCCTCACATTGGGCATCGTTTCGAGACTACTCTGCTGACGATCAATCGTTTTCCCGCGCACCCCTATGAAGTGAACTTCAAGGCCGATCGGGATGTAGTTGCGATTGCTTCTGGCATATCAATCGGCCTGAAAGCTTATGACACCGATCGCAGAACTCGCTTACATGTACTGCCTGGAAGGGCAGATTTTCATCCAGTTGGTTCAGAGACCTACGTGCGAGCAGAGGAAACCAGCGGTTTAGTGGTATTTTCATTCGATCCGTCTCTCCGGCAAGAACTTCTTGCGGACGTAGCTGCAACACAGAGGGATTGCACCGTTGAGACGGTTGAGGACATTGTGTCGCACTATGCTAGCGCTGTTGCGCCTGTAATCAGCTCGCTTTTGGAAACAGGCCTCCGCAATGGATCGATTCAGGGAGAAACTCTGGCAGTTAATTTCTTCGACGCTGTCTTGCGCCGCGCCCTGAACGTCCACGGCAATCCGCGCCGCCCCGGACTAGACTCCAGACGCCTTCGAAGGGTGCTGGAGTATCTTGAAGAGAATTTGCATCGAGATATTTCTTTGAGGCAGCTTTCCAGTGTCGCATCGTTGCAACTAAACCACTTCATTCGTGCTTTCAAACAGGCCACCGGCATCGCCCCGCATCAGTATCTGCTGACGAGGCGTATCGAGCGTGCAAAGGATCTATTGCGCTCGACGGATCTGTGCATAGCCGAGATCTCCTATTTGCTGACGTTTTCCTCGCAAGCGCACTTCAGCAACGTCTTCAAAACCCTAACGAACATCACTCCTTTGGCGTACCAAAACCGAACGGTGATGATGCTGCAGGCCCAGCAAAGCAATACGGTCGGGTGA
- a CDS encoding NAD(P)-dependent alcohol dehydrogenase, with product MFETTGYALESATAPLTPLTFNRRDPRPVDVAMKILFCGVCHADVGLAHGEWGFGNYPCVPGHEIVGRVTAVGSKVSKYKVGDLVGVGPLVDSCRTCAACKEGHEQLCDTGFTPTYMGPDKDFGHTYGGYSHDIVVDENYVVRVPGTINAAAAAPLLCAGITSYSPLKRANVGPGMTVGVIGIGGVGHMAIKFAKAMGAKVVALTTSAGKADDARRLGADDVLVTTDADAMTKSKERFDVILDTVAVSHNLNGYLGLVKREGELCLLGTPPELTAAALALIFRSKRLTGSFFGGIAETQEMLDFSAKHGIAADIEIVRLDQINEAWKRMIAADVRYRFVIEMALTQPA from the coding sequence ATGTTTGAAACAACCGGGTACGCCCTTGAGAGCGCCACTGCGCCGCTTACGCCTCTCACCTTTAACCGTCGCGACCCTCGACCCGTAGATGTGGCCATGAAAATACTCTTCTGCGGAGTCTGTCATGCTGATGTCGGTCTTGCACATGGCGAGTGGGGTTTCGGCAATTATCCGTGCGTACCCGGTCACGAGATCGTCGGGCGAGTCACCGCCGTGGGCTCGAAAGTGTCGAAATATAAGGTAGGCGATCTGGTGGGCGTCGGCCCGCTGGTTGATAGCTGTCGCACCTGTGCTGCGTGCAAGGAAGGCCACGAGCAGCTTTGCGACACGGGCTTCACGCCAACGTACATGGGGCCAGATAAGGATTTCGGTCATACCTATGGCGGGTATTCGCACGACATCGTAGTGGATGAGAACTATGTGGTGCGCGTTCCGGGAACGATCAACGCCGCTGCCGCTGCTCCTTTGCTTTGCGCCGGCATCACTTCATACTCACCCTTGAAGCGCGCGAATGTTGGTCCTGGGATGACTGTCGGCGTGATCGGCATCGGCGGAGTCGGGCACATGGCCATCAAGTTTGCGAAGGCGATGGGAGCCAAAGTTGTAGCGCTAACGACCTCTGCTGGCAAGGCCGACGACGCGCGACGCCTCGGTGCCGATGACGTGCTCGTCACTACAGATGCCGATGCGATGACCAAGTCCAAGGAGCGTTTCGACGTCATCCTCGACACTGTAGCCGTATCACACAACCTGAACGGCTACCTTGGTCTAGTGAAGCGCGAAGGTGAACTCTGCTTGCTCGGTACGCCCCCGGAATTGACGGCTGCCGCGCTGGCATTGATATTCCGGAGCAAACGGCTCACCGGTTCCTTCTTCGGAGGCATCGCCGAGACGCAGGAGATGCTCGACTTCAGCGCCAAGCACGGCATCGCCGCCGACATCGAAATCGTGAGGCTGGATCAGATCAACGAGGCATGGAAGCGCATGATCGCCGCGGATGTCAGGTACCGCTTCGTGATCGAAATGGCACTGACCCAACCGGCTTAA
- a CDS encoding DM13 domain-containing protein: protein MVGFLRKHKALSGMVSAIILTALWYLFRPEKLFINERVNEAAPVAAVGQAHPIYTGRLHGELHEVSGRATILRQTDGTLILRLSDFHTTIDPDLHVVLALADDPALKSTSPGKGLASVDVGALKGNVDDQSYSIPANTDPARYNTVAIYSERSQAVFGAASLQPF from the coding sequence ATGGTTGGCTTTCTACGCAAGCACAAAGCGCTCTCTGGAATGGTATCCGCGATCATCTTGACCGCGCTATGGTATCTCTTCCGTCCCGAGAAGCTGTTCATCAATGAGCGCGTGAACGAAGCAGCTCCGGTTGCCGCAGTTGGCCAAGCACACCCAATCTACACCGGCCGACTCCATGGAGAATTGCATGAAGTCAGTGGGCGCGCCACGATCTTACGTCAAACCGACGGAACACTGATTCTGAGGTTAAGCGATTTTCATACAACGATTGATCCGGACCTACATGTAGTCCTTGCCCTTGCCGACGATCCGGCTCTAAAAAGCACCTCGCCAGGGAAGGGTTTAGCCTCGGTTGACGTGGGTGCCCTGAAAGGCAACGTAGACGATCAGAGCTATAGTATTCCCGCAAATACAGACCCCGCGCGGTACAACACCGTCGCCATTTACAGCGAACGATCACAGGCAGTGTTTGGAGCGGCAAGCTTGCAGCCGTTTTGA
- a CDS encoding DUF417 family protein, with product MQESSAETISSGFGKPLVLNIEGRLPAVGTAILRYGTVFLLLLWGSAKWTPDEAAAIQPWMSHSPLTSWLYLLFSVQRGAIAVGVVEITIAVMIATRHFLPRVSALGSLISVFMFLTTLSFLVTTPHLDAGSQGFLMKDLMFLGAAVYTAGEAFQASRSRSR from the coding sequence ATGCAAGAGTCATCAGCAGAAACGATCTCATCAGGCTTTGGGAAACCATTGGTACTCAACATCGAGGGGAGGCTACCGGCAGTCGGCACCGCAATCCTTCGATATGGAACCGTCTTCTTGCTGCTCCTTTGGGGATCGGCGAAGTGGACTCCTGATGAGGCCGCGGCGATTCAGCCGTGGATGTCGCATAGCCCATTGACCTCTTGGCTCTACCTTCTATTCAGTGTGCAGAGAGGAGCCATCGCCGTCGGCGTTGTGGAGATAACGATCGCAGTAATGATTGCGACCCGCCATTTTTTACCAAGAGTTTCTGCGCTGGGCAGCTTGATCTCCGTCTTCATGTTTCTTACTACGCTCAGCTTCCTCGTCACCACTCCACACCTCGACGCCGGCTCGCAAGGCTTCCTTATGAAAGATCTTATGTTTCTTGGCGCAGCAGTGTATACGGCAGGCGAAGCCTTCCAAGCGAGCCGTTCGCGGAGTCGCTGA
- a CDS encoding carboxymuconolactone decarboxylase family protein has translation MSSQGLEQTDTGFSIYTIENAPSETKPLLEGIKKTYGGFLPNLIAVLGGSAPLLAANVALFEQVEKISLSAIEQQVVELAISNQNNCEYCVAGHVFLSRKLPQEPLIAARSGKSIAEPKLESLRSFAVEMVRTAGSPAADVRDSFFAHYSRQQALEVILLLTLKTLHNYTNNLAETPIDEIYK, from the coding sequence ATGTCATCGCAAGGGCTTGAACAAACGGATACCGGTTTTTCGATCTACACGATTGAGAACGCACCCTCAGAAACGAAGCCGCTGCTTGAGGGCATCAAGAAAACATACGGGGGCTTTCTGCCAAACCTGATTGCCGTTTTAGGTGGCAGTGCACCATTACTTGCAGCCAACGTAGCTCTGTTTGAACAGGTTGAGAAGATCTCGCTTTCAGCCATCGAACAGCAGGTCGTCGAACTAGCAATCAGCAACCAAAATAATTGTGAGTACTGTGTTGCCGGCCACGTCTTTCTTTCGCGAAAGCTCCCGCAAGAACCTCTGATCGCGGCGCGCTCCGGTAAGTCTATCGCTGAGCCGAAGCTGGAGTCATTGCGGTCATTTGCGGTCGAGATGGTCCGCACCGCTGGTTCACCAGCAGCGGATGTGCGCGACAGCTTCTTCGCTCATTACAGTCGCCAACAGGCTTTGGAAGTGATCCTCCTCCTGACGCTTAAGACCCTTCACAACTACACGAACAACCTTGCAGAGACTCCGATTGACGAAATTTACAAGTAA